aaacaaggtgTATAtggtttatttcagtgtttttaattcAGTGGGCCGTGGACCAACTACAGGCTATGTGAATCGCCCTCTAGTGGTCTGTAGGCTCATCCTCAGGGGAGGATCCTCAAACGTGGGTAGGAGGACATTTATAAGTTTGATGAATACTGTGGGTGCCTCTTGCAGACAGTAAGACACTAttccacagaaaacacacaaatatcACCAACTATAAATCAGTTAAACTGTCGTTCCATATTGTGTTTTAATTCTGAAGTTATCAGTATCAGCACCtgacaaaggtgtgaaaagtatttacattcaatactcaggtagaagtataaatactagggtttaaagtacttttttactcaagtaaaagtgtaaaagtactgttgtTTTCATAATGACTCAAAGTATTAAAAGTTATGTAAGGAGAAAAGCTTAGGCCGCGCCACAGGAGCCtttccaaaaacacattttttaatagctATACTGACTATAaatgttacattaaaatgttattgTTGATAAATTTGGAATGCACTAGGCTTCCTGCTTCAGCcacatatatgcccattgaaaaatttatgcattttagtgcaatgcaattatatttaaaaagcacctttaaagaaccatctatagtaaatgtatttattaaaaaaatatttattctaatctatcaaatcttttttattttattgtatgtttttaatcccttttgaACTACAAATGCTTGACTACACTGGAAATGAGTGTCACCCTCAATGTAATTCCcgaatgaaaataaaggttgattgattgcttacggtgtttctaataaagtcgcCAGCAAGTTTAACTACAATGTTAATACAATCTAATGTAGTGAGCAGAGGGTGCAGAGATACTAGGAACTCTGCTGCCCTCTACTGTTCATTATAATAATAACGGTTCAAATATAAATCAGTGTTAAGCCTACATTTTaacttgcttatttttttttttttttatttactcagaaGTGAATCCTCAAACACATCTACACCAGAATAAACCAAATGTTTATATAATGACAAAACTGTGTAATTCTTTAAATagtagagccaaaaaaaaagaaattagattTCAATAAGTTAGGTTCAAGAAACACCAGAGACAtcctaaatattataaaattgtggcattttatttacatatttaacaatCCTACAGCCTGTGAATTTGTtagctatatatatatgacacaaaaaataaacaaatggcGATTTGCAAAAGAACCACTTCTCCTCAATTAACAAAACAGCTGTCATTTAAACAAGTGAATTTGACAATTTGTATTATGGACAAGAAaacaaagtagtttttttttttttttttttttataaaagtgccCATAAACATTAGCAACAGTACAGAACACATTATATGGCTCATTAGAGTCCTGATTTCCAGTCATTAAATTTCCATTCCAAAacatctaaaaacaaaaaagtggagCTGTCAAACAGAGTAGATCCTAAAGGGTTATAGAGGCAGACTGAAAGAAAAGACTTTTACTCTGAATGTAGCTAATCAGACGAGTCGTGTTTGGTGTGAGAAGATTAGTTCTTTAGTTTTAGCAGTGGAGCCACGAGGAAATTGATATTAAAATTAGCATTAcatagcatggtgctaactggccaacaaaaaaacttttctaaaaaGATGTGGAGTtgctaaataatgttaaataagaaaataacatTTATGTGGTTTCTTATATTAAGCTGAAAACTATAGGAGCAAAATCTGCACTCAAACATGCGTTGGCTGATTAGCTGATCAAATCTGGGGCACCTGGTGGGCAAACCGGATTTTTCGCATGAACAATTCCTTTATGGCTGAACACAATGGAATTGTAATGTATAAGTTAAGTATAAGTTGGGTTTAATCAGACTCTGGTTTATTTTTCTCCTTTGTGTGGTACAGTAATCACCTTCAGGTGCAGAGCAAATCAACTGAACAAGAACAATTGAGAGGTGGTGGTGGTCTGGGTCCAGAGCCAAATTAACATTGGAGTTTATAGTGGAATGAGCTATGCAGGTGCTATCACCTAGTATATAACTCATTTAATTACTACAGTTACTAATAAATACTATATGTCTCTGCTGTTGCTTCACATTAGACTGAACACaaagtccagaacacaggaccttctacctgtattttttttttattatttccaccgcagacagctctgaccaatatgCAGAGAGAACATGCGCACATGAAAACATGTGCACATAATACGATTAGGTGAAAAATATCTTTGTTTCTTtgtaagaacaaaaaacaaaccaagGTGTAAATGCTCCAACTGATTAACTGATCCAGACTACAGCTAATgaactataggtgtgaaaacatcTCAAACCATTGGCATTATTAAGGGTGGGGAAGATGTAATAGTGTAATATCCTGCTCAAATGCAGTTTCACAATTTTTGCATTTCTTAGGTTTGACaagccagacacacacacacacaatcctgcACTGAATCCAATTAAAACAGGACAATTAATGCTCTTTCTATACCATTTTCAAACCATGCATTTTTAGTGTTCCACAGATACTAGCAATGCTAGCAATATGCTAAAAAAAAGCATAGTGCGATCATCATATCATTATTTTGCCCATCTTGAAGCTCCAGAAGCAAACTTTTTTATTACACCACCACAATGTCTTTGCTTCACCACTACATGTGAGTTGAGGGTTGCAGTGATGGTGTATATTTGATTCTTCCTCAAATTACTCCTTTAAAGACACAGCGGTTAATCTACAGCAGCACAGCTCCTCTATTTAACAGCTAGTCCAGCTCGAGTCCCATCCTGCCATGAGGTTGTAATAAGCGACAGCACTTTAACCTCTCTACAACAGTGGCGGTTTCCCGTTGACCTTTTCATGCAGCAGCGTTAGCGCTCCTGAGGCAAACTCCCGTAGCACCTGTACCGTTTCCCGCTGCAGCTGCAGCGACTCGCGCACAAACTCCTGCTGCGTCTCGGCCAACTGCTGCACCGACTCGGCCAGCAGCTCCAGCGAGCGCGACACTGTACCCAGCAGTGCATTGGTGGTGTGCTGCTCCTGCACACTCAGGCTAGCATTCTGAGCTAACAGCTCGCGAGCACTGTCCGACTCTGCCGATGATATAGGAGGGGCTTGCTGTTGGTTGTGTGCATGATTAGTGGAAGAGGAGACATGCACCATATTGGCACCTAAAGAAGCCCCGTCGTCTTCAATAAACGAGTTatttaaagatgataaagaagaagaaggaaacaTTTTGTCATCGTCCGAGTCGAACATGCGAGAATCTGCGTCTgaaagaagaacaagaacaacagTTTACCGCTAGATAAACCATTTACATACAGTTTTCTACATTTTTACACTCCTGAGATATGTAATTTGTATGGATTCATATAGTCTCCATACTGATTCATTACTATGTATGATTTATTATTACTAAATAAGGGTGTAACAAAGCACTGTCACAAGATGCATCACAAAGAAAAAATTGAGGTTGTTCATCATGGGAATTCCGTATGATTACATTTTCTGTTTATGAAACatttgtgattattttttattttttttttattttttttacaatgttataCAATTGCATTGTTTGAGCACCAGAGGTCGCACTCCCTCTAGAGCAGGCCAAATAACCAGAGGGGGTTTGCAAAAGGGTCAGTCATGTTTGACTGAAGCCAATCACACAAGCGTTTTTTCCCCCCACTATGTGGGGGAGGGTGGAGGGCTCACCATGGCCTCTGCACAAGCTTTCTTTCACCAGACTTTGACTCTGGTGGGCAGGGAGAGAAGACAGATCCTCCACCCTTCCCTCACAAGCCAAGAGGAAGACAGATTGGCAATAATGTAAATTAACAAATGACTGATTGAGAAATAAAACAGCACTGTAGTTAGTCTGAGCTTAGAACAGAATAGGGAGCCTTTCTATAAGTTGCATTTTTTAACActtaagaaatagaaataagaatgaAACAGTCTCATTATATTTTGTCATTAAAAATTTGCTCCAAATATTGTGAGAAAATTTAATCATGAATCCAGAATCGTTAATCGAATCATGAGCAGAGAGCATCATTACACCCCTATTACTGAACCTTTATATTTAGAAAATGAGTTCTGTTCTGCGCGAGTGCTGTTTTTTGTGCTCAGTAGACTAAgcagtatatttaaataaatacagggTTCTAAAAGTGAAATTTATtgctttttaagacatttttaagaccttaataaatataatttaagaaccaaaatgtagtcataatttcttcagttctctcccaggtaacgttagtatgttagctaactcgccactaatattagctagctttcgctaaccttagttctgtccctggtaatgttagctagctcgctttagctagcaaaacttagtatgttagctagcttgctgctaaagttagcatgGTAGCTAGATCTCCGCTAaaattaatatgttagctagcttgccgctaaagttagtatgtttgctagctgctaaagttagtgtgttagttagctagccagattttaatttaagacattttaagacctgcaggaaccctgtaaATATGCtataataaactatttaaattcaaaatgcattaattaataaGTAAATACAAAATTACAGAAAATTTGTTATTCCAGAATAGACCTGTTTGTCATGTAATAGTCATACCTGCATTGTTTGCAGGGTCCTGCTGTGCCTCAACAGTAGCGCCCCCTGTTGGAGGTGGCATTGTCTTTGTATCAGCAGCCAGGCTGGAGGAGCTTTGAATAGAACCCATTCCCAAGAACCCcgcgtcatcatcatcatcaatgcCGCCTCCGTCCTGATCCGTGCTGCGGCTGCGAGAGCGTGAAGGAAGCTCCGCCTCCCACGGTTTCTTGTCCAGTTCCAGGATGGACTCTACGATGCACTCTGTGGGGGACAGCTCGGCCTGGGCAAGCGCTGCATGCGGAATGTTGCCTGAATGCAATGCAGCTATTTTGCGCTTGGTGTCGCATTTGAGGTCGGACCACTTCTTGATGATTTCACCTACCTCGCGGTCACACTCGCCAATCTCGTTAACTCTGTCCGTAATCTCTGACCACTTTCTTCTCTTCGCGTCTGATGGAACCCCCGAGTTATACTTACCTACACAACAAACAAAAACGCTTAATCAAAGGTGAATCACCCAGTTCACACAGTcatttaatatgaatattttttaagACTaaaaggcgcacctaaaatctgacagtcaggtattaaggagcagtaaagccacttcgctaaaGTACACCGTTATAAGAGCTATATTAGCTATATTACTACTCGCAGCACTAGCCCTTTTTATCGTTCTGAGGTGAGTActgaactgtagtctgcatggTTGCCATTCTAAAACAAGCAAAGTGGTATAAACTGCTAGCTGAAAGCACCCTGGGTTACAggaacacttagggtttctcagtctagcgctattggGTGGCATATACGTCCCGCTAGCGCCACAGtttgtagctaatgctaatgctgctgcaccaaaaAGGGaagcatggcgacacccttgctcaattcgatgtagacatccttactagtgagacttataatccagtgcaccttacgtattaaaatagacaaacaaatagacgttcattgatagtgcaccttaaatCCTTTGTGGCTTACTgtccaaaaaaatacagtagaacTGCAACCCTATTCAATAAAAATCTGTTGCTGCAGATCATGTGATAAGAAAAGGAGCTGTTCAAACACTGCAGCAAGAGACTGGCTACATTTGAGATGAAGCAAAAATTGTAAATTAGATCTTTTGAGTCTGCAGAGCTTTTTGATGAAGATTTTTACGCACCACTGACTTTTATACTAGAGAACAATGTCTCAGTCATTGCCACTCTGGTCCTGCCTCTCGTAGCTTGTCAACAGATGCACATTTATAGCAGTACACAAGGGgtgttcatataataatttgttttttatggcAGTGGTGTACAAGTGAATTAGGCTCTCCAAATGTTAGGGGAGTACATAGGGACAAAGTACCAATTCCTATATAATACTGAGTGTTGGAAGTGTTGGAAAAAACAGCAATGTCCGTTTTTTTCAGACAATTTGCTTAACTGGCCTCTCCACATACCAACACTGTACAGAAACTTACCCACAACGATGTGCCGATTTTTCCGCACTTCGTCCAGAAGAATGTGAACCTCACTGAAAGTAAAGTTTGCTTTCCGCTTTTTGAAGCGGACCGTGTTCTCCTGGCTCTGGTACAGTGAAGATGACATAATTAATGCGCTTATATTTCAGTTCTTCCTCAGATTCTTTGTTAGCTCAcctgtgtaaaaatataaaatccacATGGTTAATGATGACATGCAACTTTAAACATTCAGAACaatcattacattttatttgtctgttttactGACACAATATTTGTGCTGTTTCACataattgttttgtttgcatGCATACAAACTTGACTGACATTACATTCCTAATCCTaggttttaatataataaactttTCCCCTTCAGATTTCTCTTCTTTTTGTGAAAgcatttaaatagtttaaatagttGAAAAAGAGCAGTAGAAGCTAAAACACATACTTACACAGAGTTAGTTTTATCTTCAGCATTCCTATTTACGTTCCATTAATTAATAAGGTAAGATAAACgaacacatattcacacactgattccaggatgttcagtatgtctCAGTGGCTTTATGCGTTAAAATGATGGACAGAGTGTTGTAAGGAACTTGCATAGCTTACATCGCTTTCAAAGGTTCTGTGGTTTTGGGTTCATTTCATAACCATATTACTTAGTATTTTTACTTGTTTATATTTCCACTTTTTGTGAGTTTTGATTTAAAGTTGTATTAAAGCTTTTCATGAAACACACTTGTTAACAGCTCAACAATCCCACCCTTTATGTTACTGTCCCCCAAGTAAAGCAGTTCAGAAGCAGAACTGATGTGAGGGGGCATGGCAACCTAAAGGGCAGTAAATATAAGGTTCATATGCTTTTGACATAATTACAACAAAAAGAAACAATGCACTCAAACTGCTGGTTAGTTTCTGAATATGATCTAATAGTTACGGAGCCCCTGAAATGACatggtacattttttttttatgaagaaaaaaaaagtggtaagcaccagatactaagtggtgtgCACCACATACTAATAgagcataaatataaatgttactttaaattaaagattcaaaaaaaaaattaggatgttataatcatgcagctctggaacCGAGCAGTGAGCACTGtgcacgtgagctcctccacttagCCTTGTTGCTGTTTTATGCGTTGTGTACTAAGGCTATATGAGTAGACAGGAAGGTcagttcttaaaaaacattttcatcatTCGAAACAGATTTCGCTTatttaaacagcccaaaaatgttttaaaagcttagtttttaagctttacttactaaataaaaatgtcttgtttaaatcgggcttggccttacaaaaacagtttatggggcgggtctgACTCAGGCAAAACGTGCACGGTGggactgcacaatatattgtttaagcaccGTCATCGCGTcatgattcttgacacaagaagtagatacacagtgctgtctctgtgtctgggtaagtgacaggctcctgctgcctgagaagcacgaggagAGTATGGGGGTaaacgcatggcctccatccacatggctgggcacgtgcttgtaaacacatgtcgaaagctgtgcatctcagtccagcacagttttgctcagataTTTCCAGTCACAGCTAAATTCACACTTTAGATCCcagaaaaaacgctcttatttaccttttaaaaagccatttaaaggcCAGATTAAAGGGCCGTTTACTGTTGTTTTGATGTTGTCCTCGGGTTTTAAGTGCAGGTGCATTgtataatattacaaaatatattgtcgaaaaaaaaaatcaatctcgtgcagccctagtgcagGGGCCCGATCTCAGCTCTATATAAAAATTCAATctcgtgcagccctagtgcagGGGCCCGATCTCAGCTCTATATAAAAATTCAATctcgtgcagccctagtgcagGGGCCCGATCTCAGCTCTCTATAAAAATTCAATctcgtgcagccctagtgcagGGGCCCGATCTTAGCTCtatatactaagtggtgagcaccacatgctACGTGTCTACCACCACACACTAAGTACATATTAAGCACATACATGTTAAGCACAtacttaatatgtggtgcttaccacctagtaagtggtgctcacaacTTTTTTTACACCTTGTCCCTTGTTAGTATTAATTAAACTCTTTATACCTAacttttactctttatttttaaaataaaaataggtttGTGGCATGCTTCATGTTTCATGCTATGGGCCCTTTAAATCAGT
This genomic interval from Astyanax mexicanus isolate ESR-SI-001 chromosome 1, AstMex3_surface, whole genome shotgun sequence contains the following:
- the zgc:153990 gene encoding uncharacterized protein zgc:153990, producing the protein MSSSLYQSQENTVRFKKRKANFTFSEVHILLDEVRKNRHIVVGKYNSGVPSDAKRRKWSEITDRVNEIGECDREVGEIIKKWSDLKCDTKRKIAALHSGNIPHAALAQAELSPTECIVESILELDKKPWEAELPSRSRSRSTDQDGGGIDDDDDAGFLGMGSIQSSSSLAADTKTMPPPTGGATVEAQQDPANNADADSRMFDSDDDKMFPSSSLSSLNNSFIEDDGASLGANMVHVSSSTNHAHNQQQAPPISSAESDSARELLAQNASLSVQEQHTTNALLGTVSRSLELLAESVQQLAETQQEFVRESLQLQRETVQVLREFASGALTLLHEKVNGKPPLL